Genomic DNA from Desulfuromonas versatilis:
TCTTCTCTTCCTTCTTCTTGTCCAGGCCGTAGGCCAGCGAGGCGGCGGTCGGCTCGTTGATGATGCGCAGCACGTTGAGGCCGGCGATCTTGCCGGCGTCCTTGGTGGCCTGGCGCTGGGAATCGTTGAAGTAGGCCGGCACGGTGATGACCGCGTCGGTCACCTCTTCGCCCAGATAATCCTCGGCGGTCTGCTTCATCTTCTGCAGCACCATGGCCGAGATCTCCGGCGGGCTGTAGTTCTTCCCGCGGGCCTCGACCCAGGCGTCGCCGTTGTCGGCCTTGAGAATCTTGAAGGGGCTGATCTCGATGTCCTTGCGCACCGCGTCGGAATCGAACTTGCGGCCGATCAGGCGCTTGATGGCGTACAGGGTATTTTCCGGGTTGGTGACCGCCTGGCGCTTGGCCTGCTGCCCCACCAGCCGCTCGCCGCTTTCGGCAAAGGCCACCATCGAGGGGGTGGTGCGGGAACCTTCCGAGTTGGCGATGACGACGGGCTCTCCCCCTTCCATGACGGCAACGCACGAATTGGTGGTGCCGAGGTCGATACCGATGACTTTACCCATGATCTATATCCTCCTTGTGATGTTCCTTGGCTGAATTGGTTGATTGGTCGGCGCCGCGCGTCAATCGTTGCCGGCGGCCTCTTCCTGGCCGGCCGCAGGGGCCTTGGCCAGCATGACCATGGCCGGGCGCAGCAGGCGGTCGTTGAGCAGGTAGCCCTTCTGCAGCTCCTGCACCACCGTGTTGGCCGGCTGGTCGGCGCTTTCGATCTGGCCAATGGCCTCGTGAACCGCCGGGTCGAAGGGCTGACCGAGGGCCTGTACCGGCTTGACGCCGAATTTTTCCAGGGCCTTCTGGAACTGGCTGACGGTCATCTCCACGCCCTGCAGCAGGCCGTTGCCGCTCGCCTCCTCCTGGCGGGCATGCTCCACGGCCCGCTCCAGGTTGTCGAGGACGGGGAGCATCTCCCGCAGGATCCCTTCGTTGGCGAAGCGTGCCGTATCTTCCTTGTCCCGCTGGGCGCGCTTGCGGAAATTTTCCAGGTCCGCCCGCTGGCGCAGGTAGAGATCCCAGTTTTTCTGCGCCTCCTCGCGGGCGGCGGCGAGCTGCTC
This window encodes:
- the grpE gene encoding nucleotide exchange factor GrpE, producing MSKKHKKEHAETPAAEEAAPQAAPEAAAEAGAPAEPALEEQLAAAREEAQKNWDLYLRQRADLENFRKRAQRDKEDTARFANEGILREMLPVLDNLERAVEHARQEEASGNGLLQGVEMTVSQFQKALEKFGVKPVQALGQPFDPAVHEAIGQIESADQPANTVVQELQKGYLLNDRLLRPAMVMLAKAPAAGQEEAAGND